A stretch of the Panicum virgatum strain AP13 chromosome 9N, P.virgatum_v5, whole genome shotgun sequence genome encodes the following:
- the LOC120691698 gene encoding deSI-like protein At4g17486 — translation MKLRTKRPEWKSLMPLQLSRKSAMRFFLFPKVQSTGQSPDDTPVYLNVYDLTPMNGYIYWAGLGIFHSGIEVHGVEYAFGAHDFPTSGVFEVEPRQCPGFRFRKSIFLGTTCLDPIQVRQFMELQSVNYNGDTYHLITKNCNHFCKDMCYKLTGNKIPKWVNRLARIGAICNCLLPESLKISPVGHDPNSQSEDSEKRRLRNPFSCFSSISSHRQLPSPSPFPPSPVKEHLAHCSSRKSSTASLRNR, via the exons ATGAAGCTAAGGACAAAACGGCCTGAATGGAAGTCCCTCATGCCTCTACAACTAAGCAGGAAATCTGCCATGCGTTTCTTTTTGTTCCCCAAGGTTCAGTCGACTGGTCAATCACCAGATGATACTCCAGTTTATCTTAACGTGTACGATCTGACACCCATGAATGGTTATATATATTGGGCAGGCCTTGGCATATTTCACTCGGGAATCGAAG TACATGGTGTTGAATATGCATTTGGAGCTCATGACTTTCCTACAAGTGGAGTATTTGAGGTAGAACCTCGTCAATGCCCTGGTTTCAGATTCAGGAAATCAATATTTCTTGGTACAACATGCTTGGATCCTATCCAAGTTAGGCAGTTCATGGAGCTACAGTCAGTAAACTATAATGGAGATACTTACCATCTTATCACGAAGAACTGCAACCATTTTTGCAAGGATATGTGTTACAAGTTGACTGGTAACAAAATCCCCAAGTGGGTGAACCGTCTTGCCAGAATAG GTGCCATTTGCAACTGCCTCCTGCCAGAGTCGCTCAAGATCTCTCCAGTCGGCCATGATCCGAATAGTCAATCTGAAGATTCAGAGAAAAGGCGGTTGAGGAACCCATTCAGCTGTTTCTCTTCAATCTCCAGCCACAGACAGCTGCCGTCACCTTCTCCTTTCCCACCGTCCCCTGTGAAGGAGCATCTCGCCCACTGCTCGTCGAGGAAATCCAGCACCGCCTCCTTGAGAAATAGGTAG
- the LOC120690937 gene encoding serine--tRNA ligase-like produces MLDINLFRADKGGNPDIIRESQRSRFAPIELVDEVIALDKAWRERQFEVDKIRQELNATSKKIGKLKASKQEEEAKKLMESTDEIKKRLAAKEAEVQEAKSTLDAKLTTIGNIVHASVPISDDEANNAIVRTWGEKRVEENLKNHVDLCRMLDIVALEKGADVAGGRGYYLKDEGVLLNLALINFGLTFLRKRGFKPMQTPFFMRKETMGKCAQLAQFDEELYKVTGDGEDKYLIATSEQPLCAYHLGDRIYPSELPIKYAGYSTCFRKEAGSHGRDTAGIFRVHQFEKIEQFCVTSPNGNDSWEVHEEMLKNSEDFYQEIGLPYQVVSIVSGALNDAAAKKYDLEAWFPASKTFRELVSCSNCTDFQARRLGIGYGQKKNDEQSKQFVHMLNSTLTATERTLCCILENFQKEDGVEVPKALQPYMGGIEFLPFKQPLDVKQAADSKSNKSKSKGNAA; encoded by the exons ATGCTTGACATCAACCTCTTCCGCGCCGACAAGGGCGGCAACCCGGACATCATCCGCGAGTCCCAGCGCAGCCGATTCGCGCCCATCGAGCTCGTCGACGAGGTCATCGCGCTCGACAAGGCATGGCGCGAAA GGCAGTTCGAGGTGGACAAGATCCGCCAGGAGCTCAACGCCACCAGCAAGAAGATCGGCAAGCTCAAGGCT AGCAAGCAAGAAGAGGAAGCAAAGAAGCTGATGGAGAGTACGGACGAGATCAAGAAGAGGCTGGCTGCCAAGGAAGCTGAGGTGCAGGAGGCCAAGAGCACCCTCGACGCCAAGCTCACCACAATTGGCAACATCGTGCATGCGTCCGTGCCCATCAGCGACGACGAG GCAAACAATGCCATTGTACGGACATGGGGAGAGAAGAGAGTGGAGGAAAATTTGAAGAATCACGTGGATCTTTGCAGGATGCTTGACATTGTTGCACTGGAGAAGG GTGCTGACGTGGCTGGTGGTAGGGGTTACTATTTGAAGGATGAAGGTGTCCTCCTGAACCTGGCATTGATAAATTTCGGGCTAACTTTCCTGCGAAAACGAGGCTTTAAGCCAATGCAAACTCCTTTTTTCATGAGAAAGGAAACTATGGGAAAATGTGCCCAGCTGGCACAGTTCGATGAGGAGCTTTACAAG GTAACAGGTGACGGTGAGGATAAATACCTCATAGCCACATCTGAACAGCCATTGTGTGCTTATCATTTAGGTGACCGAATTTACCCTTCTGAGCTTCCAAtaaa ATATGCTGGCTACTCCACCTGCTTCCGAAAAGAAGCTGGTTCGCATGGAAGGGACACAGCTGGCATCTTCAGAGTCCACCAATTTGAAAAGATTGAACAGTTCTGTGTTACAAGCCCAAATGGCAATGATTCTTGGGAGGTGCATGAAGAGATGTTAAAAAATTCAGAAGATTTCTATCAGGAG ATTGGCCTACCATATCAGGTCGTCTCCATTGTCTCTGGCGCACTTAATGATGCTGCAGCTAAAAAATATGATTTAGAAGCATGGTTCCCTGCATCGAAAACCTTCAGAGAATTGGTGTCCTGTTCAAATTGCACTGACTTTCAAGCAAGGAGGCTTGGAATTGGTTACGGACAGAAAAAA AATGACGAGCAGTCCAAGCAGTTTGTTCATATGCTCAATTCTACGTTGACTGCCACTGAGAGGACACTGTGTTGTATTCTGGAAAACTTCCAGAAGGAGGATGGCGTTGAAGTGCCAAAGGCGCTGCAACCCTACATGGGTGGAATAGAGTTCCTTCCTTTCAAGCAACCTCTGGATGTCAAACAAGCTGCTGACTCGAAATCAAACAAGTCCAAATCAAAG GGAAATGCTGCTTGA
- the LOC120690333 gene encoding J domain-containing protein required for chloroplast accumulation response 1-like isoform X2 — MGAGRRCRNASHAKSPAPLPATSPSSCLGLVPPEAAPPHVLEHRSRRATMAGAPPLRSDLDFADVFGGPPRHSSGNEHRSRRGSLDSSSFGSSAPRARSGGSEAPVFGERVSSDRRRQLGEEFYKDIFPGSEAASPRRGGVGDWGDVFGGLASPGSTAHPRSSFSVRPNRGADSSMPTSPSRQTSTRNDDGTSYAFSIPTSPNESMDNYLAQGAAQQDSRKKPFSWHRYPFLSRFRSQSGGKKNTSNYVSSVDSECEGTPISLESIMANDRFHFSFYKWAGKGALLVLPATAGEKAGDIIGLRNFPQVVVQGIDLGDDEDSMSTATGASKSQPEYEDSKSGKHSTNSATKEGAIPLLFDEYMQGMKQGNDYTKNDASSPIPSTKSSRSPSGDKSRSSRVKEKVKGFIKLFSPESSPKRKRAPEMPDQTSVRKNGSKSELQDKFSISNLEANENVETAQMNNRNAFIPAPYPVSDVQERMDKPVLIDNSKMETKMNTISGRNEAASNESINDDTTDKADTTIDQDERYIEDLDGCVVEHVSECPVLPDHQEKELIKISESKIREWSRGKEGNIRSLLSTLQYVLWPESGWKPVPLVDIIEGAAVKKAYQKALLCLHPDKLQQRGAATHQKYIAEKVFDILQESWNEFNSVTFG; from the exons ATGGGGGCCGGGCGCCGCTGCAGGAACGCCAGCCATGCGAAATCCCCAGCGCCGCTCCCCGCCACAAGCCCAAGCAGCTGCCTCGGCCTCGTCCCTCCAGAGGCAGCTCCGCCGCACGTGCTCGAgcaccgcagccgccgcgccaccaTGGCTGGCGCGCCGCCGCTGAGGTCGGACCTCGACTTCGCCGACGTCTTCGGCGGCCCGCCGCGCCACTCGTCGGGGAACGAGCACCGCTCGCGCCGCGGCTCGCTGGACAGCTCGTCGTTCGGGTCGTCCGCGCCCAGGGCGCGGAGCGGGGGATCGGAGGCGCCCGTGTTCGGGGAGCGCGTCAGCTCCGACCGGAGGAGGCAGCTCGGGGAGGAGTTCTACAAGGACATATTCCCCGGGAGCGAGGCGGCGTCGCCCAGACGGGGCGGCGTCGGGGACTGGGGGGATGTGTTCGGCGGGCTGGCGTCGCCTGGCTCCACGGCCCACCCGCGATCGAG CTTCTCCGTGAGGCCCAATAGAGGCGCAGACAGTTCAATGCCTACTTCTCCCTCTCGGCAAACATCAACCAGAAATGATGATGGGACTTCTTATGCTTTCAGTATTCCAACTTCACCGAATGAATCCATGGACAATTATTTAGCCCAAGGGGCAGCCCAACAAGATTCAAGGAAGAAGCCCTTTTCATGGCATCGCTATCCATTTCTATCTAGGTTCCGTTCTCAAAGTGGAGGAAAGAAAAACACATCTAACTATGTCAGCTCCGTGGATAGTGAATGTGAAGGTACTCCTATTAGCCTGGAAAGTATTATGGCCAATGACAGGTTCCATTTTTCATTCTATAAGTGGGCGGGCAAAGGAGCCTTGTTAGTGCTGCCGGCTACAGCAGGAGAAAAAGCTGGGGACATTATTGGACTCAGAAATTTTCCTCAAGTTGTTGTGCAAGGCATTGACCTAGGCGATGACGAAGACAGCATGTCAACTGCCACTGGAGCATCGAAGAGTCAACCAGAGTATGAAGATTCCAAATCGGGAAAACATAGTACAAACTCAGCAACCAAGGAAGGAGCTATTCCTTTACTCTTTGATGAGTACATGCAAG GAATGAAACAGGGCAATGATTATACAAAGAATGATGCTTCATCACCTATCCCGAGTACTAAAAGTTCTCGATCACCTTCAGGAGATAAAAGTCGTAGTAGCAGGGTAAAGGAAAAGGTTAAGGGTTTCATAAAATTATTTAGCCCTGAGAGTTCACCAAAGCGCAAAAGAGCACCAGAAATGCCAGACCAGACATCTGTGCGGAAAAATGGAAGCAAAAGTGAACTGCAAGATAAGTTTAGCATTTCCAATCTGGAGGCCAATGAGAATGTTGAAACAGCCCAAATGAACAATCGGAATGCATTTATACCTGCACCTTATCCA GTGAGTGATGTGCAAGAGCGGATGGACAAACCAGTCCTGATAGATAATAGTAAAATGGAGACAAAAATGAATACAATTTCAGGGAGAAATGAAGCTGCTTCTAATG AGTCAATAAATGATGATACAACAGACAAAGCAGACACCACAATAGATCAAGAtgaaagatacattgaagatctTGATGGTTGTGTG GTTGAGCATGTCTCCGAATGTCCTGTTCTTCCTGATCATCAGGAAAAGGAGCTAATAAAG ATATCCGAATCTAAAATCCGTGAATGGTCAAGGGGAAAAGAAGGAAATATTAGGTCATTGCTTTCGACACTGCAATAT GTCCTGTGGCCTGAGAGTGGATGGAAACCAGTTCCTCTTGTTGATATAATCGAAGGAGCAGCAGTCAAGAAGGCTTACCAGAAAGCATTATTATGCCTCCATCCAGATAAGTTACAGCAACGAGGAGCTGCCACCCATCAGAAGTATATAGCAGAGAAGGTTTTTGATATTCTACAG GAATCATGGAATGAGTTCAATTCAGTCACTTTTGGATAG
- the LOC120690333 gene encoding J domain-containing protein required for chloroplast accumulation response 1-like isoform X1, with amino-acid sequence MGAGRRCRNASHAKSPAPLPATSPSSCLGLVPPEAAPPHVLEHRSRRATMAGAPPLRSDLDFADVFGGPPRHSSGNEHRSRRGSLDSSSFGSSAPRARSGGSEAPVFGERVSSDRRRQLGEEFYKDIFPGSEAASPRRGGVGDWGDVFGGLASPGSTAHPRSSFSVRPNRGADSSMPTSPSRQTSTRNDDGTSYAFSIPTSPNESMDNYLAQGAAQQDSRKKPFSWHRYPFLSRFRSQSGGKKNTSNYVSSVDSECEGTPISLESIMANDRFHFSFYKWAGKGALLVLPATAGEKAGDIIGLRNFPQVVVQGIDLGDDEDSMSTATGASKSQPEYEDSKSGKHSTNSATKEGAIPLLFDEYMQGMKQGNDYTKNDASSPIPSTKSSRSPSGDKSRSSRVKEKVKGFIKLFSPESSPKRKRAPEMPDQTSVRKNGSKSELQDKFSISNLEANENVETAQMNNRNAFIPAPYPVSDVQERMDKPVLIDNSKMETKMNTISGRNEAASNESINDDTTDKADTTIDQDERYIEDLDGCVVEHVSECPVLPDHQEKELIKISESKIREWSRGKEGNIRSLLSTLQYVLWPESGWKPVPLVDIIEGAAVKKAYQKALLCLHPDKLQQRGAATHQKYIAEKVFDILQVHWIYHKRISDLHRSWIVERADLRHTVFDNGTMEPHCLQESWNEFNSVTFG; translated from the exons ATGGGGGCCGGGCGCCGCTGCAGGAACGCCAGCCATGCGAAATCCCCAGCGCCGCTCCCCGCCACAAGCCCAAGCAGCTGCCTCGGCCTCGTCCCTCCAGAGGCAGCTCCGCCGCACGTGCTCGAgcaccgcagccgccgcgccaccaTGGCTGGCGCGCCGCCGCTGAGGTCGGACCTCGACTTCGCCGACGTCTTCGGCGGCCCGCCGCGCCACTCGTCGGGGAACGAGCACCGCTCGCGCCGCGGCTCGCTGGACAGCTCGTCGTTCGGGTCGTCCGCGCCCAGGGCGCGGAGCGGGGGATCGGAGGCGCCCGTGTTCGGGGAGCGCGTCAGCTCCGACCGGAGGAGGCAGCTCGGGGAGGAGTTCTACAAGGACATATTCCCCGGGAGCGAGGCGGCGTCGCCCAGACGGGGCGGCGTCGGGGACTGGGGGGATGTGTTCGGCGGGCTGGCGTCGCCTGGCTCCACGGCCCACCCGCGATCGAG CTTCTCCGTGAGGCCCAATAGAGGCGCAGACAGTTCAATGCCTACTTCTCCCTCTCGGCAAACATCAACCAGAAATGATGATGGGACTTCTTATGCTTTCAGTATTCCAACTTCACCGAATGAATCCATGGACAATTATTTAGCCCAAGGGGCAGCCCAACAAGATTCAAGGAAGAAGCCCTTTTCATGGCATCGCTATCCATTTCTATCTAGGTTCCGTTCTCAAAGTGGAGGAAAGAAAAACACATCTAACTATGTCAGCTCCGTGGATAGTGAATGTGAAGGTACTCCTATTAGCCTGGAAAGTATTATGGCCAATGACAGGTTCCATTTTTCATTCTATAAGTGGGCGGGCAAAGGAGCCTTGTTAGTGCTGCCGGCTACAGCAGGAGAAAAAGCTGGGGACATTATTGGACTCAGAAATTTTCCTCAAGTTGTTGTGCAAGGCATTGACCTAGGCGATGACGAAGACAGCATGTCAACTGCCACTGGAGCATCGAAGAGTCAACCAGAGTATGAAGATTCCAAATCGGGAAAACATAGTACAAACTCAGCAACCAAGGAAGGAGCTATTCCTTTACTCTTTGATGAGTACATGCAAG GAATGAAACAGGGCAATGATTATACAAAGAATGATGCTTCATCACCTATCCCGAGTACTAAAAGTTCTCGATCACCTTCAGGAGATAAAAGTCGTAGTAGCAGGGTAAAGGAAAAGGTTAAGGGTTTCATAAAATTATTTAGCCCTGAGAGTTCACCAAAGCGCAAAAGAGCACCAGAAATGCCAGACCAGACATCTGTGCGGAAAAATGGAAGCAAAAGTGAACTGCAAGATAAGTTTAGCATTTCCAATCTGGAGGCCAATGAGAATGTTGAAACAGCCCAAATGAACAATCGGAATGCATTTATACCTGCACCTTATCCA GTGAGTGATGTGCAAGAGCGGATGGACAAACCAGTCCTGATAGATAATAGTAAAATGGAGACAAAAATGAATACAATTTCAGGGAGAAATGAAGCTGCTTCTAATG AGTCAATAAATGATGATACAACAGACAAAGCAGACACCACAATAGATCAAGAtgaaagatacattgaagatctTGATGGTTGTGTG GTTGAGCATGTCTCCGAATGTCCTGTTCTTCCTGATCATCAGGAAAAGGAGCTAATAAAG ATATCCGAATCTAAAATCCGTGAATGGTCAAGGGGAAAAGAAGGAAATATTAGGTCATTGCTTTCGACACTGCAATAT GTCCTGTGGCCTGAGAGTGGATGGAAACCAGTTCCTCTTGTTGATATAATCGAAGGAGCAGCAGTCAAGAAGGCTTACCAGAAAGCATTATTATGCCTCCATCCAGATAAGTTACAGCAACGAGGAGCTGCCACCCATCAGAAGTATATAGCAGAGAAGGTTTTTGATATTCTACAGGTACACTGGATTTATCACAAGCGTATTTCTGATTTACATAGGAGTTGGATAGTGGAACGAGCTGATTTGAGACATACGGTATTTGACAATGGAACTATGGAGCCACACTGCCTCCAG GAATCATGGAATGAGTTCAATTCAGTCACTTTTGGATAG